The following coding sequences lie in one Anguilla anguilla isolate fAngAng1 chromosome 14, fAngAng1.pri, whole genome shotgun sequence genomic window:
- the LOC118212600 gene encoding myotubularin-related protein 3-like isoform X6 — MGARDEEVCHSPARPKGTSPRTPPVLEEDSLQVPFLELHGEVTQYVGRAEDAVIAMSSYRLHIRFKESVVNVPLMLIESVEVRDLLQLHIICKDCKAIRCQFSSVEQCQEWAKRLTGVVRPPSRLEDLFSFAFHTCCEDVCAGDMDQQGDTCRPGDHVTSRFRNEVERMGFDTQGVWRISEINSNYRLCSSYPQLLLVPGWITDAELENVGGFRSWKRFPTVVYRHQSSGAVIARCAQPEVSWWGWRNADDERLVQSIAKACAADRWVRKHAANGTAAHQHGYRSASHERANGGVPPERTNGGVPHQHGYRSALQERANRGVPHECANRTVPPERTNESIPHERANEQANGGVPHERANEQANGGVPHECANRGVPHECANGGVPQECANGGVLHECANGGVPLEHSNERANVDLPHECTNGTHASGNFPNGAFIDEHTNGTLSHREFDSSISRGLEGDLVDALPQKLLILDARSYAAAVANRAKGGGCECPEYYPNCEVMFMGMANIHSIRKSFQALRFLCTQMPDPANWLSALESTRWLQHLALLLKAALLVVTAVDRDRRPVLVHCSDGWDRTPQIVALSKLLLDPYYRTIEGFQVLVETEWLDFGHKFGDRCGHGEKAEDLNERCPVFLQWLDCVHQLHRQFPCSFQFNESFLVKLVQHTYSCLFGTFLCNSGRERDEARVQARTCSLWSLMRPANRAFQNILYSAHSEAVLRPVCHVRNLMLWSAVYLPSSLPTTPSDDSCAPYPSPGASPEEVHLGRLPKTRSFENLPSEAGGTAVPNRRSSDPNLKNKQPDPRHPSQELSAGAGPDGGGAADPQGAGQRGRRPSEEMEDERVAGEGFVEEEELKAAASEDEGVGPPVEGCAEEAELSVAVGVAEGQIENILQEATEEDDEEVTAEPKCPSEPSVASPSPLPTAPPSPPPMTPPTYLPLEGLEGPESQLCERQVGEAERAPETPVAPERPGDLHALSTDTIRTLTNGHAEIAETITEEGGVRPASVEQLSPCSSPPPPCCEAEPEEGRGLHRTPDGVKRPPLSPPPHAPVCNGVPRQDGGHGQRSPLRRQASPTSPPGAPPRCPQDGLALHSDAVQLRLRQMEAGHQLQVHTLKRQVQELWSRLESHHGNGHPGDQQPCSPDSDGGADPPCHAHAELLSEPSWGRLEQQDTEVAQWYPDRLASHCYGCEGRFWLANRKHHCRGKQPAEEAWCLSARGLSGAPCRTCGNVFCASCCEQRVPAPSRACQACRSALPPVDLELEKPITASSN, encoded by the exons GTGCCCTTCCTGGAGCTGCATGGCGAGGTCACGCAGTACGTGGGTCGGGCCGAGGACGCCGTCATCGCCATGTCCAGCTACCGGCTGCACATCAGGTTCAAGGAgtctgtggtgaac GTGCCCCTCATGCTGATTGAGAGCGTGGAGGTCcgggacctgctccagctccacaTCATCTGCAAGGACTGCAAGGCCATCAG GTGCCAGTTCTCCAGCGTGGAGCAGTGTCAGGAGTGGGCGAAGAGGCTGACGGGCGTGGTCCGGCCCCCGTCCCGCCTGGAGGACCTCTTTTCCTTCGCCTTCCACACCTGCTGCGAGGACGTCTGCGCAGGGGACATGGATCAGCAGGGAGACACGTGCAGGCCGG GTGACCATGTGACCTCGCGATTCAGAAATGAAGTGGAGCGGATGGGTTTTGATACTCAGGGCGTCTGGAGGATATCTGAGATCAACAGCAATTACAG GCTGTGTTCCAGTTATCCGCAGCTGTTGCTGGTTCCAGGCTGGATCACCGATGCTGAGCTGGAGAATGTGGGGGGCTTCCGCTCCTGGAAGAGGTTTCCGACTgttgtgtacag GCACCAGAGCTCGGGGGCGGTGATCGCGCGCTGTGCCCAGCCGGAGGTCAGCTGGTGGGGGTGGCGCAACGCGGACGACGAGCGCCTGGTGCAGTCCATCGCCAAGGCCTGCGCCGCCGACCGCTGGGTGCGCAAGCACGCGGCCAACGGGACTGCCGCGCACCAGCATGGCTACAGGAGCGCGTCGCATGAACGGGCCAATGGGGGTGTCCCTCCCGAACGCACCAATGGGGGTGTCCCTCACCAGCATGGCTACAGGAGCGCGTTGCAGGAACGGGCTAACAGGGGTGTCCCTCATGAATGTGCCAACAGGACTGTCCCTCCTGAACGCACCAATGAGAGTATCCCTCATGAACGCGCCAA CGAACAGGCCAATGGGGGTGTCCCTCATGAACGCGCCAACGAACAGGCCAATGGGGGTGTCCCTCACGAATGCGCCAATAGGGGTGTCCCTCATGAATGCGCCAATGGGGGTGTCCCTCAGGAATGCGCCAATGGGGGTGTCCTTCACGAATGCGCCAATGGGGGTGTCCCTCTTGAACACAGCAACGAACGCGCCAACGTGGATCTCCCTCACGAATGCACCAATGGGACACACGCCAGTGGGAACTTCCCCAACGGGGCCTTCATTGACGAGCACACCAACGGGACATTGTCCCACCGCGAATTCG ACTCCTCCATAAGCCGGGGATTGGAGGGCGACCTTGTTGATGCTCTCCCTCAGAAGCTGCTGATCCTGGATGCCAGGTCTTACGCGGCTGCTGTGGCCAACCGCGCCAAGGGCGGAGGCTGCGAGTGCCCAG AGTACTACCCCAACTGTGAGGTGATGTTCATGGGGATGGCGAACATTCACTCCATTCGCAAGAGCTTCCAGGCCCTGCGCTTCCTCTGCACACAGATGCCTGACCCTGCTAA CTGGCTGTCTGCGCTGGAGAGTACCCGTTGGCTGCAGCACCTGGCCCTGCTGCTGAAGGCAGCGCTGCTGGTGGTGACCGCGGTGGACCGGGACCGCAGGCCTGTCCTGGTGCACTGCTCCGACGGCTGGGACCGCACCCCTCAGATCGTAGCGCTGTCCAAACTTCTGCTGGACCCATACTACCGCACCATCGAG gGGTTCCAGGTGCTGGTGGAGACTGAGTGGTTGGACTTCGGTCACAAGTTTGGTGACCGCTGCGGTCATGGGGAGAAAGCAGAAGACCTTAATGAACGCTGTCCCGTGTTCCTGCAGTGGCTGGACTGTGTGCACCAGCTGCACCGCCAGTTCCCCTGCTCCTTCCAGTTCAACGAGTCCTTCCTG GTGAAGCTGGTGCAGCACACGTACTCCTGCCTGTTCGGGACGTTCCTGTGCAACAGCGGCAGGGAGCGGGACGAGGCCCGCGTGCAGGCGAGGACGTGCTCCCTGTGGTCGCTGATGCGGCCCGCCAACCGCgccttccagaacattctctacTCTGCCCACTCCGAGGCC GTGCTGCGGCCGGTGTGTCACGTGCGGAACCTGATGCTGTGGAGCGCGGTGTACCTGCCCAGCTCGCTGCCCACCACGCCCTCCGATGACTCCTGCGCCCCCTACCCGTCGCCCGGCGCCAGCCCTGAGGAGGTGCACCTGGGCAG ACTTCCAAAGACGAGGTCCTTTGAAAACCTGCCCAGCGAGGCGGGGGGCACCGCTGTCCCAAACCGCCGCTCCAGTGACCCCAACCTGAAGAACAAGCAGCCGGacccccgccacccctcccAGGAGCTCAGCGCTGGGGCGGGGCccgacgggggcggggccgctgaccctcagggggcggggcaaaggGGGCGTCGGCCCTCGGAGGAGATGGAAGACGAGCGAGTGGCAGGGGAGGGCTTcgtggaagaggaggagctgaaAGCGGCTGCCAGTGAGGACGAGGGGGTGGGGCCTCCGGTGGAAGGGTGCgcagaggaggcggagctctctgtggctgtgggcgtggctgaaGGACAGATAGAAAACATTCTACAGGAAGCGACggaggaggatgatgaagagGTTACCGCTGAACCCAAGTGCCCATCAGAGCCTTCTGTGGCTTCACCCTCTCCCTTACCAACAGCCCCGCCTTCTCCTCCACCCATGACCCCGCCCACTTATCTACCCTTGGAGGGTTTGGAAGGCCCCGAGTCTCAGCTGTGTGAGCGGCAGGTGGGGGAGGCAGAGCGGGCCCCAGAAACGCCAGTGGCCCCTGAGAGGCCAGGGGACCTGCACGCACTGAGCACCGACACCATAAGGACTTTGACTAACGGGCACGCTGAAATCGCGGAAACCATTACAGAGGAAGGCGGGGTCAGGCCAGCGTCTGTAGAACAATTATCCCCCTgcagctctcctcctcctccctgctgtgAGGCGGAGCcagaggaggggcggggcctccacAGGACTCCAGACGGCGTCAAGAGGCCGCCCCTCAGCCCTCCGCCCCACGCTCCTGTCTGTAACGGGGTCCCCCGACAGGACGGGGGCCACGGCCAGCGGAGCCCTCTGCGCCGGCAGGCCTCCCCGACCtcgccccccggggcccccccGCGCTGCCCCCAGGACGGGCTGGCCCTGCACAGCGACGCCGTCCAGCTGCGGCTGCGCCAGATGGAGGCGGGGCATCAGCTGCAGGTGCACACGCTCAAGCGCCAGGTCCAGGAGCTGTGGAGCCGCCTGGAGAGCCACCATGGCAACGGTCACCCCGGCGACCAGCAG CCCTGCAGTCCAGACTCAGACGGCGGTGCTGATCCTCCCTGTCACGCACACGCAGAGCTCTTGTCTGAGCCCAGCTGGGGACGGCTGGAGCAGCAGGACACAGAG GTGGCCCAGTGGTACCCCGACCGCCTGGCCAGCCACTGCTACGGCTGTGAGGGCCGGTTCTGGCTGGCCAACAGGAAGCACCACTGCAG
- the LOC118212600 gene encoding myotubularin-related protein 3-like isoform X4, with amino-acid sequence MGARDEEVCHSPARPKGTSPRTPPVLEEDSLQVPFLELHGEVTQYVGRAEDAVIAMSSYRLHIRFKESVVNVPLMLIESVEVRDLLQLHIICKDCKAIRCQFSSVEQCQEWAKRLTGVVRPPSRLEDLFSFAFHTCCEDVCAGDMDQQGDTCRPGDHVTSRFRNEVERMGFDTQGVWRISEINSNYRLCSSYPQLLLVPGWITDAELENVGGFRSWKRFPTVVYRHQSSGAVIARCAQPEVSWWGWRNADDERLVQSIAKACAADRWVRKHAANGTAAHQHGYRSASHERANGGVPPERTNGGVPHQHGYRSALQERANRGVPHECANRTVPPERTNESIPHERANERANGGAPPERTNGSIPHEHANRIVPPEQANGGVPHERANEQANGGVPHECANRGVPHECANGGVPQECANGGVLHECANGGVPLEHSNERANVDLPHECTNGTHASGNFPNGAFIDEHTNGTLSHREFDSSISRGLEGDLVDALPQKLLILDARSYAAAVANRAKGGGCECPEYYPNCEVMFMGMANIHSIRKSFQALRFLCTQMPDPANWLSALESTRWLQHLALLLKAALLVVTAVDRDRRPVLVHCSDGWDRTPQIVALSKLLLDPYYRTIEGFQVLVETEWLDFGHKFGDRCGHGEKAEDLNERCPVFLQWLDCVHQLHRQFPCSFQFNESFLVKLVQHTYSCLFGTFLCNSGRERDEARVQARTCSLWSLMRPANRAFQNILYSAHSEAVLRPVCHVRNLMLWSAVYLPSSLPTTPSDDSCAPYPSPGASPEEVHLGRLPKTRSFENLPSEAGGTAVPNRRSSDPNLKNKQPDPRHPSQELSAGAGPDGGGAADPQGAGQRGRRPSEEMEDERVAGEGFVEEEELKAAASEDEGVGPPVEGCAEEAELSVAVGVAEGQIENILQEATEEDDEEVTAEPKCPSEPSVASPSPLPTAPPSPPPMTPPTYLPLEGLEGPESQLCERQVGEAERAPETPVAPERPGDLHALSTDTIRTLTNGHAEIAETITEEGGVRPASVEQLSPCSSPPPPCCEAEPEEGRGLHRTPDGVKRPPLSPPPHAPVCNGVPRQDGGHGQRSPLRRQASPTSPPGAPPRCPQDGLALHSDAVQLRLRQMEAGHQLQVHTLKRQVQELWSRLESHHGNGHPGDQQPCSPDSDGGADPPCHAHAELLSEPSWGRLEQQDTEVAQWYPDRLASHCYGCEGRFWLANRKHHCRGKQPAEEAWCLSARGLSGAPCRTCGNVFCASCCEQRVPAPSRACQACRSALPPVDLELEKPITASSN; translated from the exons GTGCCCTTCCTGGAGCTGCATGGCGAGGTCACGCAGTACGTGGGTCGGGCCGAGGACGCCGTCATCGCCATGTCCAGCTACCGGCTGCACATCAGGTTCAAGGAgtctgtggtgaac GTGCCCCTCATGCTGATTGAGAGCGTGGAGGTCcgggacctgctccagctccacaTCATCTGCAAGGACTGCAAGGCCATCAG GTGCCAGTTCTCCAGCGTGGAGCAGTGTCAGGAGTGGGCGAAGAGGCTGACGGGCGTGGTCCGGCCCCCGTCCCGCCTGGAGGACCTCTTTTCCTTCGCCTTCCACACCTGCTGCGAGGACGTCTGCGCAGGGGACATGGATCAGCAGGGAGACACGTGCAGGCCGG GTGACCATGTGACCTCGCGATTCAGAAATGAAGTGGAGCGGATGGGTTTTGATACTCAGGGCGTCTGGAGGATATCTGAGATCAACAGCAATTACAG GCTGTGTTCCAGTTATCCGCAGCTGTTGCTGGTTCCAGGCTGGATCACCGATGCTGAGCTGGAGAATGTGGGGGGCTTCCGCTCCTGGAAGAGGTTTCCGACTgttgtgtacag GCACCAGAGCTCGGGGGCGGTGATCGCGCGCTGTGCCCAGCCGGAGGTCAGCTGGTGGGGGTGGCGCAACGCGGACGACGAGCGCCTGGTGCAGTCCATCGCCAAGGCCTGCGCCGCCGACCGCTGGGTGCGCAAGCACGCGGCCAACGGGACTGCCGCGCACCAGCATGGCTACAGGAGCGCGTCGCATGAACGGGCCAATGGGGGTGTCCCTCCCGAACGCACCAATGGGGGTGTCCCTCACCAGCATGGCTACAGGAGCGCGTTGCAGGAACGGGCTAACAGGGGTGTCCCTCATGAATGTGCCAACAGGACTGTCCCTCCTGAACGCACCAATGAGAGTATCCCTCATGAACGCGCCAACGAACGCGCCAATGGGG GTGCCCCTCCCGAACGCACCAATGGGAGTATCCCTCATGAACATGCTAACAGGATTGTCCCGCCCGAACAGGCCAATGGGGGTGTCCCTCATGAACGCGCCAACGAACAGGCCAATGGGGGTGTCCCTCACGAATGCGCCAATAGGGGTGTCCCTCATGAATGCGCCAATGGGGGTGTCCCTCAGGAATGCGCCAATGGGGGTGTCCTTCACGAATGCGCCAATGGGGGTGTCCCTCTTGAACACAGCAACGAACGCGCCAACGTGGATCTCCCTCACGAATGCACCAATGGGACACACGCCAGTGGGAACTTCCCCAACGGGGCCTTCATTGACGAGCACACCAACGGGACATTGTCCCACCGCGAATTCG ACTCCTCCATAAGCCGGGGATTGGAGGGCGACCTTGTTGATGCTCTCCCTCAGAAGCTGCTGATCCTGGATGCCAGGTCTTACGCGGCTGCTGTGGCCAACCGCGCCAAGGGCGGAGGCTGCGAGTGCCCAG AGTACTACCCCAACTGTGAGGTGATGTTCATGGGGATGGCGAACATTCACTCCATTCGCAAGAGCTTCCAGGCCCTGCGCTTCCTCTGCACACAGATGCCTGACCCTGCTAA CTGGCTGTCTGCGCTGGAGAGTACCCGTTGGCTGCAGCACCTGGCCCTGCTGCTGAAGGCAGCGCTGCTGGTGGTGACCGCGGTGGACCGGGACCGCAGGCCTGTCCTGGTGCACTGCTCCGACGGCTGGGACCGCACCCCTCAGATCGTAGCGCTGTCCAAACTTCTGCTGGACCCATACTACCGCACCATCGAG gGGTTCCAGGTGCTGGTGGAGACTGAGTGGTTGGACTTCGGTCACAAGTTTGGTGACCGCTGCGGTCATGGGGAGAAAGCAGAAGACCTTAATGAACGCTGTCCCGTGTTCCTGCAGTGGCTGGACTGTGTGCACCAGCTGCACCGCCAGTTCCCCTGCTCCTTCCAGTTCAACGAGTCCTTCCTG GTGAAGCTGGTGCAGCACACGTACTCCTGCCTGTTCGGGACGTTCCTGTGCAACAGCGGCAGGGAGCGGGACGAGGCCCGCGTGCAGGCGAGGACGTGCTCCCTGTGGTCGCTGATGCGGCCCGCCAACCGCgccttccagaacattctctacTCTGCCCACTCCGAGGCC GTGCTGCGGCCGGTGTGTCACGTGCGGAACCTGATGCTGTGGAGCGCGGTGTACCTGCCCAGCTCGCTGCCCACCACGCCCTCCGATGACTCCTGCGCCCCCTACCCGTCGCCCGGCGCCAGCCCTGAGGAGGTGCACCTGGGCAG ACTTCCAAAGACGAGGTCCTTTGAAAACCTGCCCAGCGAGGCGGGGGGCACCGCTGTCCCAAACCGCCGCTCCAGTGACCCCAACCTGAAGAACAAGCAGCCGGacccccgccacccctcccAGGAGCTCAGCGCTGGGGCGGGGCccgacgggggcggggccgctgaccctcagggggcggggcaaaggGGGCGTCGGCCCTCGGAGGAGATGGAAGACGAGCGAGTGGCAGGGGAGGGCTTcgtggaagaggaggagctgaaAGCGGCTGCCAGTGAGGACGAGGGGGTGGGGCCTCCGGTGGAAGGGTGCgcagaggaggcggagctctctgtggctgtgggcgtggctgaaGGACAGATAGAAAACATTCTACAGGAAGCGACggaggaggatgatgaagagGTTACCGCTGAACCCAAGTGCCCATCAGAGCCTTCTGTGGCTTCACCCTCTCCCTTACCAACAGCCCCGCCTTCTCCTCCACCCATGACCCCGCCCACTTATCTACCCTTGGAGGGTTTGGAAGGCCCCGAGTCTCAGCTGTGTGAGCGGCAGGTGGGGGAGGCAGAGCGGGCCCCAGAAACGCCAGTGGCCCCTGAGAGGCCAGGGGACCTGCACGCACTGAGCACCGACACCATAAGGACTTTGACTAACGGGCACGCTGAAATCGCGGAAACCATTACAGAGGAAGGCGGGGTCAGGCCAGCGTCTGTAGAACAATTATCCCCCTgcagctctcctcctcctccctgctgtgAGGCGGAGCcagaggaggggcggggcctccacAGGACTCCAGACGGCGTCAAGAGGCCGCCCCTCAGCCCTCCGCCCCACGCTCCTGTCTGTAACGGGGTCCCCCGACAGGACGGGGGCCACGGCCAGCGGAGCCCTCTGCGCCGGCAGGCCTCCCCGACCtcgccccccggggcccccccGCGCTGCCCCCAGGACGGGCTGGCCCTGCACAGCGACGCCGTCCAGCTGCGGCTGCGCCAGATGGAGGCGGGGCATCAGCTGCAGGTGCACACGCTCAAGCGCCAGGTCCAGGAGCTGTGGAGCCGCCTGGAGAGCCACCATGGCAACGGTCACCCCGGCGACCAGCAG CCCTGCAGTCCAGACTCAGACGGCGGTGCTGATCCTCCCTGTCACGCACACGCAGAGCTCTTGTCTGAGCCCAGCTGGGGACGGCTGGAGCAGCAGGACACAGAG GTGGCCCAGTGGTACCCCGACCGCCTGGCCAGCCACTGCTACGGCTGTGAGGGCCGGTTCTGGCTGGCCAACAGGAAGCACCACTGCAG
- the LOC118212600 gene encoding myotubularin-related protein 3-like isoform X5, with product MGARDEEVCHSPARPKGTSPRTPPVLEEDSLQVPFLELHGEVTQYVGRAEDAVIAMSSYRLHIRFKESVVNVPLMLIESVEVRDLLQLHIICKDCKAIRCQFSSVEQCQEWAKRLTGVVRPPSRLEDLFSFAFHTCCEDVCAGDMDQQGDTCRPGDHVTSRFRNEVERMGFDTQGVWRISEINSNYRLCSSYPQLLLVPGWITDAELENVGGFRSWKRFPTVVYRHQSSGAVIARCAQPEVSWWGWRNADDERLVQSIAKACAADRWVRKHAANGTAAHQHGYRSASHERANGGVPPERTNGGVPHQHGYRSALQERANRGVPHECANRTVPPERTNESIPHERANERANGGVPPERTNESIPHERASERANGGAPPERTNGSIPHEHANRIVPPEQANGGVPHERANEQANGGVPHECANRGVPHECANGGVPQECANGGVLHECANGGVPLEHSNERANVDLPHECTNGTHASGNFPNGAFIDEHTNGTLSHREFDSSISRGLEGDLVDALPQKLLILDARSYAAAVANRAKGGGCECPEYYPNCEVMFMGMANIHSIRKSFQALRFLCTQMPDPANWLSALESTRWLQHLALLLKAALLVVTAVDRDRRPVLVHCSDGWDRTPQIVALSKLLLDPYYRTIEGFQVLVETEWLDFGHKFGDRCGHGEKAEDLNERCPVFLQWLDCVHQLHRQFPCSFQFNESFLVKLVQHTYSCLFGTFLCNSGRERDEARVQARTCSLWSLMRPANRAFQNILYSAHSEAVLRPVCHVRNLMLWSAVYLPSSLPTTPSDDSCAPYPSPGASPEEVHLGRLPKTRSFENLPSEAGGTAVPNRRSSDPNLKNKQPDPRHPSQELSAGAGPDGGGAADPQGAGQRGRRPSEEMEDERVAGEGFVEEEELKAAASEDEGVGPPVEGCAEEAELSVAVGVAEGQIENILQEATEEDDEEVTAEPKCPSEPSVASPSPLPTAPPSPPPMTPPTYLPLEGLEGPESQLCERQVGEAERAPETPVAPERPGDLHALSTDTIRTLTNGHAEIAETITEEGGVRPASVEQLSPCSSPPPPCCEAEPEEGRGLHRTPDGVKRPPLSPPPHAPVCNGVPRQDGGHGQRSPLRRQASPTSPPGAPPRCPQDGLALHSDAVQLRLRQMEAGHQLQVHTLKRQVQELWSRLESHHGNGHPGDQQPCSPDSDGGADPPCHAHAELLSEPSWGRLEQQDTEVAQWYPDRLASHCYGCEGRFWLANRKHHCRTCGNVFCASCCEQRVPAPSRACQACRSALPPVDLELEKPITASSN from the exons GTGCCCTTCCTGGAGCTGCATGGCGAGGTCACGCAGTACGTGGGTCGGGCCGAGGACGCCGTCATCGCCATGTCCAGCTACCGGCTGCACATCAGGTTCAAGGAgtctgtggtgaac GTGCCCCTCATGCTGATTGAGAGCGTGGAGGTCcgggacctgctccagctccacaTCATCTGCAAGGACTGCAAGGCCATCAG GTGCCAGTTCTCCAGCGTGGAGCAGTGTCAGGAGTGGGCGAAGAGGCTGACGGGCGTGGTCCGGCCCCCGTCCCGCCTGGAGGACCTCTTTTCCTTCGCCTTCCACACCTGCTGCGAGGACGTCTGCGCAGGGGACATGGATCAGCAGGGAGACACGTGCAGGCCGG GTGACCATGTGACCTCGCGATTCAGAAATGAAGTGGAGCGGATGGGTTTTGATACTCAGGGCGTCTGGAGGATATCTGAGATCAACAGCAATTACAG GCTGTGTTCCAGTTATCCGCAGCTGTTGCTGGTTCCAGGCTGGATCACCGATGCTGAGCTGGAGAATGTGGGGGGCTTCCGCTCCTGGAAGAGGTTTCCGACTgttgtgtacag GCACCAGAGCTCGGGGGCGGTGATCGCGCGCTGTGCCCAGCCGGAGGTCAGCTGGTGGGGGTGGCGCAACGCGGACGACGAGCGCCTGGTGCAGTCCATCGCCAAGGCCTGCGCCGCCGACCGCTGGGTGCGCAAGCACGCGGCCAACGGGACTGCCGCGCACCAGCATGGCTACAGGAGCGCGTCGCATGAACGGGCCAATGGGGGTGTCCCTCCCGAACGCACCAATGGGGGTGTCCCTCACCAGCATGGCTACAGGAGCGCGTTGCAGGAACGGGCTAACAGGGGTGTCCCTCATGAATGTGCCAACAGGACTGTCCCTCCTGAACGCACCAATGAGAGTATCCCTCATGAACGCGCCAACGAACGCGCCAATGGGGGTGTCCCTCCTGAACGCACCAATGAGAGTATCCCTCATGAACGCGCCAGCGAACGCGCCAATGGGGGTGCCCCTCCCGAACGCACCAATGGGAGTATCCCTCATGAACATGCTAACAGGATTGTCCCGCCCGAACAGGCCAATGGGGGTGTCCCTCATGAACGCGCCAACGAACAGGCCAATGGGGGTGTCCCTCACGAATGCGCCAATAGGGGTGTCCCTCATGAATGCGCCAATGGGGGTGTCCCTCAGGAATGCGCCAATGGGGGTGTCCTTCACGAATGCGCCAATGGGGGTGTCCCTCTTGAACACAGCAACGAACGCGCCAACGTGGATCTCCCTCACGAATGCACCAATGGGACACACGCCAGTGGGAACTTCCCCAACGGGGCCTTCATTGACGAGCACACCAACGGGACATTGTCCCACCGCGAATTCG ACTCCTCCATAAGCCGGGGATTGGAGGGCGACCTTGTTGATGCTCTCCCTCAGAAGCTGCTGATCCTGGATGCCAGGTCTTACGCGGCTGCTGTGGCCAACCGCGCCAAGGGCGGAGGCTGCGAGTGCCCAG AGTACTACCCCAACTGTGAGGTGATGTTCATGGGGATGGCGAACATTCACTCCATTCGCAAGAGCTTCCAGGCCCTGCGCTTCCTCTGCACACAGATGCCTGACCCTGCTAA CTGGCTGTCTGCGCTGGAGAGTACCCGTTGGCTGCAGCACCTGGCCCTGCTGCTGAAGGCAGCGCTGCTGGTGGTGACCGCGGTGGACCGGGACCGCAGGCCTGTCCTGGTGCACTGCTCCGACGGCTGGGACCGCACCCCTCAGATCGTAGCGCTGTCCAAACTTCTGCTGGACCCATACTACCGCACCATCGAG gGGTTCCAGGTGCTGGTGGAGACTGAGTGGTTGGACTTCGGTCACAAGTTTGGTGACCGCTGCGGTCATGGGGAGAAAGCAGAAGACCTTAATGAACGCTGTCCCGTGTTCCTGCAGTGGCTGGACTGTGTGCACCAGCTGCACCGCCAGTTCCCCTGCTCCTTCCAGTTCAACGAGTCCTTCCTG GTGAAGCTGGTGCAGCACACGTACTCCTGCCTGTTCGGGACGTTCCTGTGCAACAGCGGCAGGGAGCGGGACGAGGCCCGCGTGCAGGCGAGGACGTGCTCCCTGTGGTCGCTGATGCGGCCCGCCAACCGCgccttccagaacattctctacTCTGCCCACTCCGAGGCC GTGCTGCGGCCGGTGTGTCACGTGCGGAACCTGATGCTGTGGAGCGCGGTGTACCTGCCCAGCTCGCTGCCCACCACGCCCTCCGATGACTCCTGCGCCCCCTACCCGTCGCCCGGCGCCAGCCCTGAGGAGGTGCACCTGGGCAG ACTTCCAAAGACGAGGTCCTTTGAAAACCTGCCCAGCGAGGCGGGGGGCACCGCTGTCCCAAACCGCCGCTCCAGTGACCCCAACCTGAAGAACAAGCAGCCGGacccccgccacccctcccAGGAGCTCAGCGCTGGGGCGGGGCccgacgggggcggggccgctgaccctcagggggcggggcaaaggGGGCGTCGGCCCTCGGAGGAGATGGAAGACGAGCGAGTGGCAGGGGAGGGCTTcgtggaagaggaggagctgaaAGCGGCTGCCAGTGAGGACGAGGGGGTGGGGCCTCCGGTGGAAGGGTGCgcagaggaggcggagctctctgtggctgtgggcgtggctgaaGGACAGATAGAAAACATTCTACAGGAAGCGACggaggaggatgatgaagagGTTACCGCTGAACCCAAGTGCCCATCAGAGCCTTCTGTGGCTTCACCCTCTCCCTTACCAACAGCCCCGCCTTCTCCTCCACCCATGACCCCGCCCACTTATCTACCCTTGGAGGGTTTGGAAGGCCCCGAGTCTCAGCTGTGTGAGCGGCAGGTGGGGGAGGCAGAGCGGGCCCCAGAAACGCCAGTGGCCCCTGAGAGGCCAGGGGACCTGCACGCACTGAGCACCGACACCATAAGGACTTTGACTAACGGGCACGCTGAAATCGCGGAAACCATTACAGAGGAAGGCGGGGTCAGGCCAGCGTCTGTAGAACAATTATCCCCCTgcagctctcctcctcctccctgctgtgAGGCGGAGCcagaggaggggcggggcctccacAGGACTCCAGACGGCGTCAAGAGGCCGCCCCTCAGCCCTCCGCCCCACGCTCCTGTCTGTAACGGGGTCCCCCGACAGGACGGGGGCCACGGCCAGCGGAGCCCTCTGCGCCGGCAGGCCTCCCCGACCtcgccccccggggcccccccGCGCTGCCCCCAGGACGGGCTGGCCCTGCACAGCGACGCCGTCCAGCTGCGGCTGCGCCAGATGGAGGCGGGGCATCAGCTGCAGGTGCACACGCTCAAGCGCCAGGTCCAGGAGCTGTGGAGCCGCCTGGAGAGCCACCATGGCAACGGTCACCCCGGCGACCAGCAG CCCTGCAGTCCAGACTCAGACGGCGGTGCTGATCCTCCCTGTCACGCACACGCAGAGCTCTTGTCTGAGCCCAGCTGGGGACGGCTGGAGCAGCAGGACACAGAG GTGGCCCAGTGGTACCCCGACCGCCTGGCCAGCCACTGCTACGGCTGTGAGGGCCGGTTCTGGCTGGCCAACAGGAAGCACCACTGCAG